The following are encoded together in the Narcine bancroftii isolate sNarBan1 chromosome 10, sNarBan1.hap1, whole genome shotgun sequence genome:
- the tmppe gene encoding transmembrane protein with metallophosphoesterase domain isoform X2: MGRLPWQAGVSLAAAAVLVSMAAAWSVRGRIEQLTLLRVLRVQALLLLNTLMAAATHYIWSKAAAGLHGPRPGPPSRGLRAWRATLAAFLLLAHSSSACLLTLVSEEPHPLSLLCYSCLGAYVFLLFSLLACGALDRARGCVSRTPSARPGLALAVALSFTLVCTVLGLLNGRLPPVVKRVELPLHKLPQSFHQLKMVLLSDIHLGPTVGRSKLQMVVNMVNDLNPDIVVIVGDLTDSQVVNLRTATEPLRQLMPKLGTYFVTGNHDYYSADVANWLVHLQSLNIRPLHNEHVKIYSPRGNKDWFCLAGVDDIEADMLQYPEHGMDLNKALDGCSSEDTIVLLAHQPAAAKRALQSRPDISLVLCGECYGGIANFSQPVREGE, translated from the exons ATGGGCAGGCTGCCGTGGCAGGCCGGCGTGTCGCTGGCCGCCGCCGCCGTGCTTGTGTCCATGGCGGCCGCCTGGAGCGTCCGCGGGCGCATCGAGCAGCTCACGCTGTTGAGGGTGCTCCGGGTGCAGGCCCTGCTGCTCCTCAACACCCTCATGGCCGCCGCGACGCACTACATCTGGAGCAAGGCCGCGGCTGGCCTGCACGGCCCCCGGCCCGGACCTCCCAGCCGGGGCCTGCGGGCCTGGAGAGCCACCTTGGCGGCCTTCCTCCTCCTGGCCCACTCCAGCTCCGCCTGCCTCCTCACGCTGGTGTCCGAGGAGCCGcaccccctctccctgctctgcTACTCCTGCCTCGGGGCCTACGTCTTCCTCCTCTTCAGCCTGCTGGCGTGCGGGGCGCTGGACCGGGCCCGCGGCTGCGTCAGCCGGACGCCCTCGGCCCGTCCAGGCCTGGCCCTCGCCGTCGCCCTCTCCTTCACCCTGGTCTGCACCGTACTGGGGCTCCTCAACGGCCGCCTGCCCCCCGTCGTCAAACGGGTGGAGCTTCCTCTCCACAAGCTGCCTCAGTCATTCCATCAGCTGAAGATGGTGTTGCTGTCCGATATCCACCTGGGGCCCACAGTGGGAAGGAGCAAACTTCAAATGGTGGTCAACATGGTCAATGATCTGAACCCTG ATATCGTAGTGATTGTTGGTGACCTGACTGATTCCCAGGTGGTCAACCTCAGAACAGCCACAGAACCTCTAAGACAGCTGATGCCAAAATTGGGAACATATTTTGTTACAG GTAACCATGATTATTACAGTGCTGACGTCGCCAACTGGTTGGTGCACCTGCAGTCGTTAAATATACGGCCTCTCCACAATGAACATGTCAAGATTTACAGCCCACGTGGGAACAAGGACTGGTTCTGCCTGGCAGGGGTCGACGATATTGAAGCAGACATGTTACA ATATCCTGAACATGGTATGGATTTAAATAAAGCATTGGATGGCTGCAGTTCCGAAGACACCATAGTGCTGTTGGCGCATCAGCCAGCAGCTGCTAAACGTGCCCTTCAAAGCAGACCAGACATCAGCCTAGTTCTCTGTG GTGAGTGCTATGGAGGGATCGCCAATTTTTCTCAGCCTGTACGTGAGGGGGAATGA
- the tmppe gene encoding transmembrane protein with metallophosphoesterase domain isoform X1, with protein MGRLPWQAGVSLAAAAVLVSMAAAWSVRGRIEQLTLLRVLRVQALLLLNTLMAAATHYIWSKAAAGLHGPRPGPPSRGLRAWRATLAAFLLLAHSSSACLLTLVSEEPHPLSLLCYSCLGAYVFLLFSLLACGALDRARGCVSRTPSARPGLALAVALSFTLVCTVLGLLNGRLPPVVKRVELPLHKLPQSFHQLKMVLLSDIHLGPTVGRSKLQMVVNMVNDLNPDIVVIVGDLTDSQVVNLRTATEPLRQLMPKLGTYFVTGNHDYYSADVANWLVHLQSLNIRPLHNEHVKIYSPRGNKDWFCLAGVDDIEADMLQYPEHGMDLNKALDGCSSEDTIVLLAHQPAAAKRALQSRPDISLVLCGHTHAGQIFPLAIAAYVLNPYFEGLYKTAENSLVYVTPGTIYYGIPMRLGSRAEITELIFQTK; from the exons ATGGGCAGGCTGCCGTGGCAGGCCGGCGTGTCGCTGGCCGCCGCCGCCGTGCTTGTGTCCATGGCGGCCGCCTGGAGCGTCCGCGGGCGCATCGAGCAGCTCACGCTGTTGAGGGTGCTCCGGGTGCAGGCCCTGCTGCTCCTCAACACCCTCATGGCCGCCGCGACGCACTACATCTGGAGCAAGGCCGCGGCTGGCCTGCACGGCCCCCGGCCCGGACCTCCCAGCCGGGGCCTGCGGGCCTGGAGAGCCACCTTGGCGGCCTTCCTCCTCCTGGCCCACTCCAGCTCCGCCTGCCTCCTCACGCTGGTGTCCGAGGAGCCGcaccccctctccctgctctgcTACTCCTGCCTCGGGGCCTACGTCTTCCTCCTCTTCAGCCTGCTGGCGTGCGGGGCGCTGGACCGGGCCCGCGGCTGCGTCAGCCGGACGCCCTCGGCCCGTCCAGGCCTGGCCCTCGCCGTCGCCCTCTCCTTCACCCTGGTCTGCACCGTACTGGGGCTCCTCAACGGCCGCCTGCCCCCCGTCGTCAAACGGGTGGAGCTTCCTCTCCACAAGCTGCCTCAGTCATTCCATCAGCTGAAGATGGTGTTGCTGTCCGATATCCACCTGGGGCCCACAGTGGGAAGGAGCAAACTTCAAATGGTGGTCAACATGGTCAATGATCTGAACCCTG ATATCGTAGTGATTGTTGGTGACCTGACTGATTCCCAGGTGGTCAACCTCAGAACAGCCACAGAACCTCTAAGACAGCTGATGCCAAAATTGGGAACATATTTTGTTACAG GTAACCATGATTATTACAGTGCTGACGTCGCCAACTGGTTGGTGCACCTGCAGTCGTTAAATATACGGCCTCTCCACAATGAACATGTCAAGATTTACAGCCCACGTGGGAACAAGGACTGGTTCTGCCTGGCAGGGGTCGACGATATTGAAGCAGACATGTTACA ATATCCTGAACATGGTATGGATTTAAATAAAGCATTGGATGGCTGCAGTTCCGAAGACACCATAGTGCTGTTGGCGCATCAGCCAGCAGCTGCTAAACGTGCCCTTCAAAGCAGACCAGACATCAGCCTAGTTCTCTGTG GTCATACTCATGCTGGACAGATTTTTCCTCTGGCAATTGCTGCCTATGTTTTGAATCCATACTTTGAAGGTCTTTATAAAACTGCCGAGAACAGTTTAGTGTATGTAACTCCTGGGACCATTTACTATGGAATTCCAATGAGACTAGGAAGCAGAGCAGAAATAACGGAATTAATTTTTCAGACAAAATAA